TCAAGCAGTCTGAACACCTCTTAAATCCGTTTTCGTAATTCTATATCTAGCCGTTCCTGCAGCAAAGCGTCCTGTTCATGTTTTAACTGATAAGATTTATTAACCAGGTCTCGTTTTCTGATAGAATTCAAGAAGGCGACTAAAAGGAACCCACCGGCACCCAGTACAACAAAGGGCAAAACCCAAGCAATCCAGAAGAATCCTTGTTTTGGAGGCGCAGCCAATACCCTTGGGCCGTATAACCCTACCCAGTAGTCAATTATTTCCTGTCGGGTCCAGCCCTTAGCTAACTGTGCCGAGATCTGATCCCGCATCCTTTGAGCTGGCCCCCCTGTACAATCAATCAATGACTTTCCACACCAGTCAGGGCTCACAAAAAGGCTATAAATGGAACCGACATCCGACGCAAAAGCGGCACTAGAAAAAAGTGCAAATATAATAAACAGAACTGTCAGCAAAATCAGCAAGTAATATCTCATAGTACTAGCCATCAACTCCCATGATGATTTGTCAATATAATAACACAAGATCTTTAATCAGCCAATAACGCTCATTCTACGACCGCAACTAAAGTACCAGGCACTTAAAAAAAGACTGTTTGGCAAACTAATAAATTATCAAGCCTGCCAAACAGTCTTTATTTGCTTAAATAGCTGAGGGAAGCAACCGCCTCCCAAAACTAAGCTCAGGAAAAAGGCCTCCCTTTAATCTTAGGTTCCTCGCAACCTTTGCCGGTTAGAATTGAAACACTAGCAAAGGATTGAATAATTGAGTTTGAACCGCAGTTTGGGCAAGTTATCTTGCCTTTGCCGCTAAGGGGTACAGTGACAGTAAATGCTTCTTTACAGTCCTGGCAACTATAATCATAAGTTGGCACAACTAACCCTCCACTTAACCATGCAAGTAAGAAATAAATGACGCCGAGCATGAAATATGGCTCCGCAATCTTTGATTAGCCTTTGAGTTCTTCTTCCTCGATCTCTTCTTCAACTTCATCAGTCATTACTGCAACCTGCCATGCTTCCGCTACCATTTCCCACTCAGCATCGTCTTCAATTTCGAACAGGATTTCCTCACCGTTTTCGTCGACACCTACTTTTAAAATTATAGCTTCGTCTGTTTCTTCATCCATGGGCAGTAATACAGCATATTCCTGTTCTTCCACCTGGACAAAATCTAACAGAGCAAACTGGTGCTCGTTTCCCTCCTCGTCAGTAAGTACCAAAGTATTACTTTCTTCTGCCATGTTTTGCCACCTCATATTCCTATTTGAAATCATGCCCATTTTAATATACAACACAGGATTTGTCAAACAAAGCCATTCAATCTTTCTTTCCCCTATCCAGATAGCTTTGCAAAATTACTACAGCCGCCAGCTTGTCGATCACTTTTTTTCTACCTGCCCTGGAAACATCTGCTTCCAAAAGAGTACGATTAGCCATTAATGTACTGAGTCTCTCATCCCATAATATGACAGGCAGTTTCAGAGTTTGTTTCAGCAAATCAGCATACTTGATAACTTTTTCCGCTTGTTGGCCGATGGAACCGTCCATGTTTTTTGGTAACCCGACTATTACTTGCTTTACTTCGTATTGCAAAATAATTGCGTGCAATTCCTTTATTTCCTCTTTCAGATTGCCTTTTCTTTTCAGGGTACCAATTCCTTGAGCCGTAAAACCCAAGGGATCGCTAACAGCGACACCTATTGTTTTATCCCCTACATCAATCCCTATCATTCGCAGATTAATCAGCCACCTTTAACAAATAATTTTTCGGTAAAAAATAACATAAAAACCCCATGCAATGCATGGGGGTAAGAAGTGGCTTGCCGCACTAGCTAGGGCCTTCCGGACAAATATGCTTTAACAATTTCCTCCAGCAGTTCATCTCTTTCCAATTTCCGGATCAGATTTCGGGCATTGCGATGACTAGTAATATATGCAGGGTCACCAGAAAGCAAGTACCCGACCAGTTGATTAATAGGGTTGTACCCTTTCTCTTTTAAAGCCTCATAAACCCCCGCAAGAATGTCCCGGGCCTCCAGCATTTCTTCTTTTTCCACTTTAAACATCATGGTTTCATCCATATTTTTAACCATGGCGCCAGCACCTCCTAAGGGGCATACTATTAGATTTATATTCGCGCAACAAAGATAATATTCCTCCAATAATAAAGAAAAAATACAGTTGAACCCTAAGACAGCGGGTTTTCCACTTTACTAACCAGGTCATATACCGCTTGCAATGCCCTGGGCAGCTCTTCGGGTTTTTTTCCGCCTGCTTGAGCCATATCTGCTCTCCCACCGCCGCTGCCGCCTGCAATTCTCGCAACTTCCCGGATCATATTCCCGGCGTGATAGCCTCGTTGAATTAAGTCCTTAGTAACAACCGCAACCAAATTAACTTTGTCGCCATAGATACTGCCAAGAACCACAACCCCCGAAACAAGCTTATCTCTAAGCAGATCAGCAAGTGAACGCAAGTAGTCCATATCCGCGCCTGGGAGATTTGCTGAAAGAACTTTCACCCCAGCAATATCTTTTACCTCTTGCACCAGATTGTCTAACCTGTATCGAGCCATCTGGGCGTTTAGCTTTTCTATTTCCTTATCTTTTTCTTTAATTTCAGCTATAAGATTGGCAACTCTTCCGGGAATCTGGTCTATTGCAGATTTCAGGATGTTCCCGGTTTCTTTTAACAACTCCTCTTTTTCTCGCAAGTGATGAAAAGCTGTTTCCCCTGTTATAGCTTCAATCCGTCTGAGGCCTGCTCCAATGCTATTTTCACCTAACAGCCTTAAAATGC
This DNA window, taken from Syntrophomonadaceae bacterium, encodes the following:
- a CDS encoding DUF1292 domain-containing protein — encoded protein: MAEESNTLVLTDEEGNEHQFALLDFVQVEEQEYAVLLPMDEETDEAIILKVGVDENGEEILFEIEDDAEWEMVAEAWQVAVMTDEVEEEIEEEELKG
- a CDS encoding IreB family regulatory phosphoprotein, with translation MVKNMDETMMFKVEKEEMLEARDILAGVYEALKEKGYNPINQLVGYLLSGDPAYITSHRNARNLIRKLERDELLEEIVKAYLSGRP
- the ruvX gene encoding Holliday junction resolvase RuvX, coding for MRMIGIDVGDKTIGVAVSDPLGFTAQGIGTLKRKGNLKEEIKELHAIILQYEVKQVIVGLPKNMDGSIGQQAEKVIKYADLLKQTLKLPVILWDERLSTLMANRTLLEADVSRAGRKKVIDKLAAVVILQSYLDRGKKD
- a CDS encoding zinc ribbon domain-containing protein; translated protein: MPTYDYSCQDCKEAFTVTVPLSGKGKITCPNCGSNSIIQSFASVSILTGKGCEEPKIKGRPFS
- a CDS encoding cytochrome c-type biogenesis protein CcmH, which produces MASTMRYYLLILLTVLFIIFALFSSAAFASDVGSIYSLFVSPDWCGKSLIDCTGGPAQRMRDQISAQLAKGWTRQEIIDYWVGLYGPRVLAAPPKQGFFWIAWVLPFVVLGAGGFLLVAFLNSIRKRDLVNKSYQLKHEQDALLQERLDIELRKRI